Part of the Procambarus clarkii isolate CNS0578487 chromosome 20, FALCON_Pclarkii_2.0, whole genome shotgun sequence genome, TTAACTCCCCGTGTTCACCATTACTGTCTCTTAACTCCCCGTGTTCACCATTACTGTCTCTTAACTCCCCGTGTTCACCATTACTGTCTCTTAACTCCCCGTGTTCACCATTACTGTCTCTTAACTCCCCGTGTTCACCATTACTGTCTCTTAACTCCCCGTGTTCACCATTACTGTCTCTTAACTCCCCGTGTTCACCATTACTGTCTCTTAACTCCCCGTGTTCACCATTACTATCTCTTAACTCCCCGTGTTCACCATTACTGTCTCTTAACTCCCCGTGTTCACCATTACTGTCTCTTAACTCCCCGTGTTCACCATTACTGTCTCTTAACTCCCCGTGTTCACCATTACTGTCTCTTAACTCCCTGTGTTCACTATTACAGCATCATCAACCTCTAACTCTAATGCAGTGGCTGCCTTTACATAATCTCTAAATCTATCATCAAAGTTGTGTCAAAGTAATTTATACTCCTAAGTGCACGTCGTTGTTAACACTTAGACATTATAGAATCTGTTCAGTATTGCTAGAATGGTTAAGTTT contains:
- the LOC138366818 gene encoding uncharacterized protein — its product is MIGVILRAAPPKILCILQISRRHKNMELRDSNGEHGELRDSNGEHGELRDSNGEHGELRDSNGEHGELRDSNGEHGELRDSNGEHGELRDSNGEHGELRDSNGEHGELRDSNGEHGELRDSNGEHGELRDSNGEHGELRDSNGEHGELRDSNGEHGELRDSNGEHGE